The DNA segment aaaaaaacaaaaaacaacacaatttgtttttgaagtTCTCCGCCGTGCTTACAAAAGAATAAATTCATTGTGgtggaataaaagaaaaaacaaaagcagagtGATTACGTTTCCTTCACACATGTTCATTTTGCCGGCGGCTGATTAATGTGACGTGACCATCCCAATTTGTTGTTCATCACAACAACTGGGTTAAAAGTAATTTCCAGCATGGTCGCGTGGAGGCTTTTCCACTAGCTgtctgcaggtgtgtgtgtgtttgtgtgtgtgtcagcctcTCATTCTTCACACACGGAGGTATGCGCAtataaacacacatacacacacagtccTTCTCTTCACCCCCGCTGGCACTATGGGCAAAAAAAGTCTGGCCCACCCTCCTCCCACTTTCATTTATCTGCCCCCACTTGCCCCCCTAACGCCCCTAAGCCCCCCCATCCCCACCCGTGGCAGCCGATGTCTTTCGCAGCGTGGCGCGCCATCTGTtgtgttgtccccccccccccccccccccccccctttctgcctCTCTCGCTCACAAACACACCAACCATCATCAACTCGGTCGCTGAGAAAATGTGCGTTCCGGCATGGCTGGCTTGCAGCCTGTGTGATGTGGTACGCAAATGGGGAACGCTTTTAGTATTTCCTTTTCAAGAGCCAAAAGTGATTTGAGATCACGCGAGAAATCCGACTCATATCTCCAAAGTGTCTGCGATAGAAATTCTGGAGACACGTTGTcagtagtttaaaaaaaaaactcatattAGTGTTAGCTAGCGATAGTAAGAGCCCACAAAGCAACGTTTTTGCCCTGATCTTCTGAATTGTTCCCAGATTACGACGAGGGAGCGTCCAGAGAGACGCCGGCGTCGAAAATGGATGCGCTGCATCGGCTTGGGCTCACAAGCGGAGAGACAGGTGAACTTTGGTGAGCAGACCTGAGATGCCGCTTGCttgagtctttttttattttattgattaaaaacTCAATCCGACATGACATCAATTGTAATGTATAGCGCTTAATGTCGTTTAATATACAAATAAAGCCCCCTCCCCAATGAATGAGCGAGCCACACGGCAGCTGTCCACCTAATTCCTCTTTAAGCAAAGCGCTCGGGCTCTGATTAAGAAAACGATCCGGCCTTTAATTTCCTCCTGACACCGCTTAATGCCTTCGGCACGTCTCAATCCGACCCGATGAGTCCGGCTCCTCTCCTCTCGCGCTCCGCTTGCATGACGGCGAAGAAAAACAGATACAAGAAACACTAGGTTGGCCAAAGTTTGCATTTTGAAGTAGGGTTTAGAGTCTTGGGTAGGGTTTTAAATCAGGACTTAAATGTGCATTCAAGTCAGGGCTAGGCTTCGTGTCATGCCGTGTTTCAAATTGGGGTTTAGAAGGTCAAGGTAGGGAGCCAAGCTCGGGTTAAGACTCGACTTGCCTTTTTTTCTCCGTCTTCAGTAGCAGCTCATCACATTTGACATTCTTCCTTTGTCTCCCTTTTTCAGTAACACTCGCCGTGAGGGTTCATGTTAGCACAGACGCCGCCAATGAAGCCTCGGTAAACACCAGCCTCGCTCGGAGAGCGCCAGCCACCCGGGCCGCCATGTGGCACGTGTGTGCGCACGCCGAGCGAGGTGGCGTTGCTAGGAGCACCAGGTTGCGTGCAGACagcggcacacacacacacacacacgcttgacaCGGCAGCCTGGCACTCAGGAAGAAAGCAGTGGAGCAATGCCAACAAGACCCCCACAAGAGAAAGTCCCAGCCGGGCCTGGCCCAGCCCGGCCCCCCATGAGAGTTGAGGCAGATGATCATGCGGGCTCCGCATCTAAAGGCGAGGGAGATTAAGATTCCAAATGAGGCTATCAAGACCGAGTCTGGGTTTCAAAGAAGGTTTTGAGCGCCACTCCCAAGGTTTAGAACCGACGAAGCCTTTTGGATCAGAGGTGAAACGTCTTCAGCAAACAAGAAGAGTCCACTCGCCCCTCGACTCAACCTTGACCGCCCGCATGACCGCCAACGTGGATTTACATTTCCAGCCGCGGTTTGGCTTTGGCGTCAGGGCGCGTTTTCTTTCCCGCAGCTCGTCTTTTAAAAGGGGGCGGGCGTGGTGCGAACAGGCcgctatgcaaatgaggcagttATTACCCCACTGCTCATCAAGCCGCGCAGAGGAGACATTAATAGGCTGATGAATATGCATGCGGATTTGTTAATTAAGTTAATTATTCTGCTGAAAATGCATTCGTCTTCCAAGGACATCTTCCCCAGGATTTCAACCTGCTCCGCTCATTAGTCATGCGATGTTTCACGCggctgagagaaaaaaaaaagaaaaaagaaaaggggggggggttgttattgttgttttcgAGGGGGGGGCACATAATGTGTTTTAATGTCACGTGTTCACAACAGGATGCTTTCAAACTGCCCATCAAGGCGTCGGCACCTCCTCCTTCTCCACGCCtctttttcctccccccccaaaTATGATCGCCTCCCCTTCCCCAAAAAAGACATTCTCATCCTCTCTTTCCTGCATGCGTGTGCTTCCTTTCTAGCTCGCCGCCTTCTCCCTAATTGCATATTAAAACCCTTTTAAATGAACTTTTGCTGCCAACTTTCCAACACATTAATTAATTGTTTGAGCCAATTAAGTGGCGCCGTGCAAATGAGCCTAGTCGCAAACGGTCCTGTAGGAGCCCCCGCCCCCCCatattcctcctccttctcatcaTCATCTTTCCTACTTGTCTTCCTGCTTCCTCTTCCCAGCTGCCCTTACACTTCAAGGCACACGGCGCCACGGAAGCAGAAAGCGCCCCCCTCACCCCCTTTTAATGCCGCGGTGTTTCCTGGACCGTGTCCAGCCTTCAGGCACCTCGCTGATCTCAAACTTTTATGGAGAGAGAAAGAAGCTCATTCGAAAAGCTTTAAAAAGACAATGGCTGACGTATGCTCGTAATGCTTCTGATGTCACCATTCTGCCCAATATGCTTCATAGACACAAAGCGAGCTTGTGTAACGATTGAGGCTTTCATGACAGGTTTAGAATTTGAGGGCTTTAAATAAGGCTATTCGGCTTTCAATTTTGGGTTGTATGTCTGCATCGAGCTTGTAAGGTTATGGCTTTGATTTTGTGTTTGGAGCTTCGGTTAGAGTTTCACAATTGGGTTCTGGTTTAGAATCCAGATTTTAAGACAGAGCCAGGTTTTCAAATGATGGTTTCAAGACAGACATCTCTAGCTGCGGGAATGGCATCCAGAAACGAACTTGGATGTGGACCAGCGTCGGCAGTTGAACTTGGCTAAGTCCCGGTGGCGCTGTTGCACCCGGCGGATTAGGCCGGGCTGGTGCCAGTCTCCGTCCCTGCACCACCCCTTGGCAGCGACAGGAACCCAAAGGGGGCCCAGGCGCGTGGCCGCCATCCCCCCGGTTGGCAGGCTAAGGTGAACTAGCCTCTGATTGATGGGCACACCTTCATTCAGCCCAGCGTAGGCCCCGCATTGCCCCTTTGTTGGCACCGGTGCCCGTCGCGGCGTCTCGCACGTGCCAATTGCAGCTCTGCTGGGGCACATCAATTACAAAAGAGAACCTCCGCCCCTCCTTTCCTCCCTGGTGGCTGTGGACTGCAAGCGTGTGGGTCCTCAATAGGCCAAGCTGTGTGAAGAAGGCTTTACTGAATGCCCGTTGCCTCGCAGGTCAAGTTAGGCTTGCAAATTAGGATTTCAAGACAGGGGTGGGGTCTTAAGCATTAGGGCTTTAAATTTGGGTTTCATGCCACAGCTTTGAGTTGCAAATAATTTTGAGGCAGGGTTGTGACTTTAAGCAGGCTTTAAAATTTGGCTTTCAGGCCTGGGTTTAAGGGTTTAGGCTCTCAAGCAAGtggtagggtttcaaattatgcTTCAAGACGGGGTTTCAAGCCAGGGTTGATTTCAAATGAGTGTCCCGAGACAGGCCTTATGGGTGGTACGGTGCAGCGGCTGACAGACAAGTCCTAATGGTTGGTGGCAAAAGCGTCCCCGGAGAGTCGTGAGCGAACGCGTTGGCTGGCGCAGGCTCAGCTGCTCAACTGGGCTCAGGTGCACCCTTCCCATGTCGTCTCATCCACTTGCTTAATTACCTCCCTGGCACCAGAAAAAAAGTACACATTGTTAAAAGACGGCACTCATCACCACGGGTCGATTAACGAGACGCTTCAGGGGTCACGCTGGAGGGAACAAAACGGGGTTGGCTCGTTTGCAGCAGTCGggtgccatctagtggcagaCCATGTCACTGTTAATAGTGAGCGCTTTTTGTTTGGGTATTACGGTATCTACGGAAGCCGTCACGGGTCGTCAGGGAGGAAGCGCGAAGCGGACACAATGGCGGCGGTGCCTGGTGTTGTCATGCAGCGCAGTCCTGCCACAGAAAATGCAGTCCCGGTTCCGCCGGCGGCGGGTCACCCTCACGGAGAACGAGTGAAAACAGAAGAAGTGACGGGTAAGCGTTATTTACTTATGGCCCCCGCGAACCTCCGCTATCCCCTTTCGCTAGCCTGGCTAAGCTAGCGAGCGGAGGCTAACGTTAAGGTAGCATCCAATTTGGCCTCAGAaagttttcacttttattttttaattgtaggTTGGAAGTATTAACTACATTTACAGTCTGAATACTTCTCGGATACTCTCTAAAGGAGTCTATTGGACGATATACCGCTGCCTTGTTTCGGTCATAACGCAGTAGTATATGTATTGCAATATATGCTATGAATatatttaaatcgcatttaataCACGGCTAAGCAATATGGTCTCAAAATAACAATTTAACAGAATTGCTTTCTTTAAAGGGCATTCAAATTACATTTATATTCGTTAAAATGTAAATTGTCCTTACAGATCATGTTGGGACTGTATTTACAGCCGTGGCTATTCAAGTCTCCTTGTGATACAAAATTTGAAATAGGTTCTGTTTCCTGCTGATAAAATTGATGAATCGCCCAGACTTACTGGACATTCACCAGAAGTTGAACTGGCGTTTTTGTTTTCCAGAATCGGAGAAGCAGAGTCGCATGGCTGCCTTGCTGGAGAGGCTTCACGCCAAGCACAATGCGTCCCGCCCGTGGCAGGAGACCAGCAAGGTTGTGCGTCAGGCCATGGTGAGACACACTCATGATATTGACAATTACAATTACGGTGGTACATTGACACACAAGTAATCCAGGTTATAAATTTAATTCTGCCCAGACAAACCCATATTTTCCCCAAAAATCAATAGAAAATATTGTTACCGTGATGCCTTGTAGGAAAAACGCGGGATGATGAACGCTGCCGGTCACCAGCTGCTGCTCACCTGTTTGGAAACCCTGCAGAGGGCGCTCAAAGGTGAGATGGACACCTTTTCAAAGCAGCTTTTCCACATTTTTAGGAACATTTGGCTTTGAGTACTTTCATTTCCAGACACTGGAGCGATTTGTACACCCATTCTGACTTTTAGGTTCTAGTATGTTTTGATTCTGGATGTGTTCAGTTTTGGGTATCAAACAGCCTGTCCACATTTCTACTCAAAGCTTTTGGTTCTGGGGACTTTTCCAAGTTTTGGCCTCAAGGCCAACAAAATGAACTGATTCTCTGTCCCTCTGTTTTACAGTCTCATCTTTACCTTCTATGACAGATCGTCTTGAGTCCATAGCGAGACAAAACCTGTAAGTGTTCACATGTACAGGAAACGTGTTCCAATAGAGAACTTTGCTCAGGTTTGGGGTCTTTTCTTGGTCAGGCTGGGCTCCCACCTTAGCCCGTCCGGAACCGAGTGCTACATCACTTCGGATATGTTTTACGTGGAGGTGCAACTGGACGGCGCTGGCCAACTTGTAGATGTCAAAGTTGCCCATCAAGGAGAAAACCCCACGGTAAGACCTTTGTGTAGGGAGGGGGCTCACAAATTCGAGCTTGGTTGAAGATGCTGTCATatcaaaacaaatgtgtttgttaCAGAGCTGCCCCGAGTTGATTCAACATCTAAGgtgagcttaaaatttgacgCTGGTATCAGTGAAGACGTGTTAATTTCTTCCATGTTTTTTTCTAACCAGAGACAAGAACTTTGAGGAGTTTTCCAAGCATCTCAAGGGACTGGTCGACCTGTATAAGCTTCCCGGAGACAAGTAGGTTTTGCAATGTTACTTTGTTTTGAAGCCCTCCCAGTTTTGGTGTCCATTTTGacggattgattttttttgccttgCAGTAAACTGAAAACCAAGATGTACATCGCCTTGCAGTCTCTGGAGCTGGATCTCACCAAGATGATGCACATGTTTCGGTGACTTCTCCTGCCTCACTCGTGCGGCTCGGCATTAACGGCCAGAATATGAAAGGCCTTTTCATCCAAATGTAAATTTAATTGAACATTTCCTCATCCACCTACCTTAGGCTGGCAACCAACGCCAACGCCGTGGAGACGATCCTCCACGGCAGCGTGGGCCTGCTGACAGCCAGGAGCGGCGGTCATCTTGTCACCCTCCAGTGCTACGTGTCGCCTTATGACATATTCGAGGAGGGAACGGGCGTGCACGTCAACCTGGCGGACGCCAACGGTAAAAGCCGATGCGGGATGTTGCTGAGTTAACCgctttggtgtgtttttttttctgacaagcTGACTGTGTCAACAGTGCCACGCTCACTGGGCGTTAGCGTTTCCGTCAGCATCGAGGGAACGGCCAACACCTACAAGCTCCCCATTGCGCCGCTCATCACTGGATCGCACCCGGTGGACAACAAGGGGTAAAGCAGATCTTACGTTACATACGCTGGTATTGCAAAATCCATTTTGGAATATGACAAATAACATAAGTAGGAAAACGTGATGAGCTCGGAACACAGATGTGAAATCAAAGGCATGCTGTCGTGATTGATTGAGTTTGATTTGTTTCAGAACACCTTCCTTCTCCActgtgaccacctccaactgcGTAGACCTGCCCGCTTGTTTTTTCCTCAAGATGAATCAACCCATGCCATTCTCACAGTCCTTTATTCACAGACTGGGCAACGCTACAGGTGAATTTCATAGAAATCATGCCATTTTGCAGGATAAATGCAATCAATTTGCATCAGGGCCAATTTGATAAATTGTGTGTTTTCCAGCAATTCCTGTGTTTGAAAGCACCCCACGCATGTCTGCACTCTACCAGCTGATCGTCCAGAGCCAACTTCAGTCCCCAGAGGATGGGGGTGCCACTCTGCCGCCATCCCACAACATGCACTTCTACTCAGTGAGCAGatagcacttttttttcttctttattcctTCTAGTATGCATCCTGACACATTGTGTGCTGTAGGACTTGAGTAATTAAATCACTTTTATAAATTGATTTGAGGGGGAATCAATTGGCATAGAATTTtttgagaaggggaaaaaaatacttttttgtgtGCTCTAACAGGTGCTGCCAGACCAGCAGCACTGCTACTTTCTAAACTTCGACGCCCCGGTGCAGGATGGTCATTGCCTACAAGGTGCCCTGGTGAGCAAGATCCCCTTTCGCCACCCGGCTCAGGTGCCCCTCCTGTTGGACATCATTCGGCATCAGGCGGCCTACAACACTTTGATTGGCAGCTGTGTGAAGCGGACATCCATCAAAGAAGGTAGCCGGACCGCTGTTGAGTCTGGTATGGTCAGCCAGCAATGCGGATcagttcatttttgttttcatttggctTTTAGACAGCGTCGGCCTGCTGCAGTTTGAGGTTTGCCCCCTGACAGACTCGAGCTTCAGCGTCTCTTTCCAGCATCCCGTCAATGAATCGTTAGTCTGCGGTAAGCTCTCACACCCAAACAATTTGAGAAGCGCTGTTAGGTTGCTAATTAAGTTAGCATTAGCAAGTACATAGTTGAGTCAGCCTGAATCCCACTTGTGGTGCCAGGAGCAGTCCACACAATGATTCAATGCATCTTTTTTCCCTTCGCCTTTCAGTTGTGATGGATGTGATCGACTCCAGACAGGTGTCCTGCAAGCTTTATAAAGGGCTGTCTGACGCGCTCATCTGCACCGATGATTTCATTACCAAAGTGGTCCAGAGgtatttgtcaaataaaattaCTTGCGTTGAGTATTATATATTCAAGTAATTAGTTGGTCAAATGAATTATAAATTCTCAATTCTTGTCTCAGGTGTATGTCCATCCCTGTGACAATGCGGGCCATCCGGAGGAAAGCGGAGACCATCCAGGCAGACACTCCAGCCCTGTCTTTGATTGCGCAGACGGTGGAGACCATGGTGAAAAATAACCCGCCGCCATCCGGCAGTCCCACCTACAACATGCCAGGCGGAGATGGCACGAACCCTATGGGGCTCCTGGGACTCACCGGCGGCAGCACACCCACCGGAGGTGGACCGCCCGGCGGGCCTAATTTTACCGGGCCCATCACCTCTCTGTTCGGGATGTCTTGCGGCGAAAGACAAGGAACTGAGTGCCAAGCTCAAGTTGGGCAACAACAGCAGgcgcagcaacagcagcagcagcagcaacaacaacagcagctgcagcagcagggTCAAAGCCATACAGATGACTATAGCAAAGTGACGCAAAATCCAATCCTGACCAGTCTTCTGCAGATAACGGGAAGCGTGGGTTCCAGTCCCAGCTCGCAGAACGCGCCGCCGCCTCACCAGACTCCTCCGCCTCCGACGTCGTCGCCTGCTAGCAACACCAAGAATCATCCCATGCTCATGAACTTGTTGAAAGACAACCCTTCGCAAGACTTTGCCGCCCTGTACGGTTCCAGTCCACTCGAGAGACAAAATTCGTCCTCCGGGTCACCTCGTACCGACAGCATGGGGGCCGCTTGTCCCGGAGGAGGCGTGAAAGGCAAGAAGAAGCGCCCGCGAGTGCCAGAGAAGGGGGGCTTGTTGCCAGGGACTCCCGGTGCAGGGGGAACGGCCGCAGGTGCTTTGGGCATGAAATCTCAACAGCCGTCGTCCATGTCGCACCATCAGCACCACGCGGTCACGCACGAGGACGATTTCCATCGCGAGCTTTTGTCGATGGATGTCGACGCTTCTCAAAACTCCATCTTTGACGTCAATCTGCCGGGGGACGGCCTGGACACGCCCCACAGCATCACTCCGGCTCCAAGCCAATGCGGAACCCCGCCCTCCGGCCCCAGCATGCCTTATCCGCCATCTCATATCCAGGCTCAGCCACCGCCGGGCGCGGCGCCTCCCCGCATGGTGCGTCTCTCCAGCTCCGACAGCATCGGACCGGATATCACGGAAATTCTGTCAGATTTGCCTGAGCAAACTGGTAAAGCCGGCAGTGGAGGCCAGCATCCGATAGGTGGCGGCGCTGACGAAGCAGGCCCGCTGGGGACCCCTATTCGCGACTCCTCCAGTTCAGGACAAGGCAGCGCCGTGTTTGACTCGGCAGACATTTTCAACGCCAACAGCAACGAGAACCCTTTCACGGACGCTGCCGAGCTGATCGCCGAGGCCGCGGCCACACCCACCAGCGATTCGTCCTCCAATAACTTCTTCCCGGATGCGGCCGACTTCAATCCCGACCTGCTGAATTCCGGTCACGGCATCTCCCAGAACTGCTTTGAAGACAGTTCTCCGAGCGCCGACGGAGACATGGATTTGGTGAAGGGTTTCGGCGGTAGCAGTCAGCAGAACACACCGTCGGGTACGCCCCAGAATCCCACGCCGCACGGACAAAACACCCCGGAGCCCTCACTGAAAGACCCTTTTGATATGGGGATGTTTTTCGGAGGCAACAGCGGCACCGGCAAACCACTTCTCGGTCAAGCGCCGGATTTGGGAGACACTCATTTCGGAGGCTCCCAGAGCCCCCTCATGATGGGCTTGGGGCCGTCATGCGTCGATTTCAAAAGCGCAGAATCCAAAGTCAAACAACAGAGCCTCATGCGCCAAAAGGACGAGAATGGTGGCGGCAGCGGAAGTAGCGGCTCCGGAATGGGAAGCCTTTCCGCTGAGGGCAAACAGGTGAAACGTAGCAGGACTCCCTCCAGCGAGGGCAAATCCAAAGAGAAGCAGCCCAAACGTAAAAAGCTGGACCCAGACGGGAAGTCGCCCTCCCACAGTTCAGGCGGACGGCCGTACACGCCACCCAGCGGCGGCTCTGGCTCCGGTGGCAGCTTGAGCGGAGGAGGCTCCAAGTCTCCGGGAAGTTCGGGATGCTCACAGACGCCACCTGGCGGCGCCACGCCTCCCATTCCCAAGATTACCATTCAGATCCCGAAGGGGACGATAACCGGTGGGAAAACCTCCTCCCATAGCGGCTACACGTCCAGCAGCTCAGCCTTGAGTGGCACCGGCGGAACCGGGGCCACAGGCAGCGGCAAAAACCACCATTCCCATTCTTCATCTGGGAAGATCAAATCCAAGGAAGGCTCCATGGCGCAAGGCAACAGCTCCAAGTCAGGGAGCAGTGCCGGGATCAGCGGGGGACCGTCCCATTCTAAGGGTTCTTCTCAGGGAATGGGAGTCGGTAAGCCGGGCTCGTCCCCAATCGCCAAACACGGGCTCTCTGGTGCAGGAAGCGGCGCGAGTGGACTGGGGACCGGTAACAAGATAAAAACTCAAGGCGGTAAGCCTCCTGGGTCGCTTATGAATCCCAACATCAAGCCCAACATCTCCCCTTCTCATTCCCGCTCCACCAGCTCTGGTGAAAAACTGTCTTCGCCCATGAAAATCCAGCAGTCCCAGGTGCCGGGAACTCCACCTTCCTCGAAGGCCAAATCCCCAATGGGCTCGGGAGCCGGCAGCTCCGGGGTTTCCAAGTCTTCCTCTGGGGGGAGCAGTATGAGCTCCCAAAAGCCAATGAGCGGGACGCCCTCAACTTCCACATCCTCCTCCTCtagctcctcctcttcttccactTCCATGAGCTTCTCTGGAGGCTCCCAGTCCCAGTATAGTGCAGGGGGTGGTGGAAGTGGCGGAGGCGGCGGCAGTGGGGGAGCATGCCAGAACAACGCCAACAACCCAAACGCTAAAGGCAAGTCTCCTAGTCGAAACAAGAAACCATCCCTCACGGCGGTCATTGACAAACTGAAGAGCGTGGGCGGTGTGGGGGAAGACGGTTGTGAAGTCGGACCGCCCGCGGGCCCGCCTTGTCCCGGGGCCCCGAGCGGCAGCGTTCCTGGAAATGTGCCCCCTCCAAACATGCCTCCCATCAAGCACTCCACATCCTCCCAAAGTGGAGACTACAAGCGGGAGAGGCCTGATAAAGAAGGGAAGGCTAAAGTGTCCGTTTCGAGCGGCCCCGGTGGGGAGAAAAAGTTGATGGACCCCAAAACAGGAGCGGTGAGCGGGACCGGCCTCGCCAAGATCATCATCAGCAAACCCGACGGAGGCTCGCCCAGCATCAAGGCGAAAGTCACGTTGCAGAAAGGCGGCGGCGAAGGCCCCGGCGACTCCATGCGGCCGCAGATCAACAGCCTGAAAGCCTCACCCCTGTTCAGCGGCTCCACGCCCAAGCACGACCGCTCATCCCCGAGCCACAGCCGCTCGCCCGGCCACACGCCGCTCAACCACGACAGCGAGAGCGAGTCGGGCAGCAGCTCAGTGGCCGAGAAGTCCCATCAGAACAGCCCAAGCTCTGACGACGACCAGACGCCGAGACCGCTCCCCGCCCAACAGGACTACATGAGCGCTGTCCCACTGGGCTCCGGCGAGAagcacaaaaaacacaaaaaggagaagaagaagcgggaacGCGAAAGGGAACGGgacaaggagaagaagaagacatcTATGACAGGCGGCCCGTCGTCGCATCCCGTGAAGGCAGACGGCTGGTCCCGCTCGCCCATCTCGGCCTCAGAGTCCTCCTTGTCCATGCTCGCCTCTGAGCGGCCCTCGCGCTCCAGTCCCATCTACATGAGGAACGAAGATGACGACCTCATGGACTCGGCGCTCACCGGCAACCTTTAATGTCACCATTTGTAAATATTTCgtttttatttgatgttttttttaaggtgaAGTAATGCTCACAGGTCACTATTTGTGGATATGCAAGATGTAGGTATTTTGAATTCGGGATGTTTTCTTCCAAGGAGCACAAACAGAAAAATCGAAGaatgtaaatgtttttatttaattttgtaaaataaaaataccagaGTGAAATAAATGCATCCCAGAAATACTGTTTGCGCAATTTGTGACCTGAGTGCATTTGTTTTCCTCAACATGTTTTGTGTGCCTGCATAGGTGCAGCTATTTTGGTTAGCAATTCTCTGCCTGACTCTTTGAGGACTAATGTGATTTCTTGAGAAATGAACATTATTCTTGCTCTACCTTTTGGTGTTCAAGCTGACTAGATTTTAACAATAACGGATTTTGGAGACTGCCCTTCTTTCTAcatgttcaataaagatttgaaCTTGCATTCATGTCCTAACTTcctctctttgtttttgttcacaGCATCGGCAAAGTCCCCTAGGAAGTAAACGTAAAATTGGAGCGCTGGTGAGAAATGTACCTTTCGCCCTACTTTGGAGCACTGCCACTCAAGtacactagagggcggcattgTATCAGAGATGCATCAAAAGGTGACTCCGTTTTAAGCATATTATGCAACATTTGAATTTATATAGCCAGCTAGTCTATTATTAAATAGAAGAATTCCACAACTACGCTGTGTTCCATATGACTGACATTTGATTGCAAAGAAGTAAATAAATGAATCGTGCACTGTAAGAGCAAAATCAATGCTATATGTGATACATTAAAGTCATTGAATTTCAATTGTATCTCCAGTGACCTCCCAGTGGGCTCACCCATCACTCATCTTCATTTAAAGCCTTCAGCAGCAGCATCTGCTGCTGCGGCTT comes from the Syngnathus typhle isolate RoL2023-S1 ecotype Sweden linkage group LG18, RoL_Styp_1.0, whole genome shotgun sequence genome and includes:
- the med1 gene encoding mediator of RNA polymerase II transcription subunit 1, which produces MAAVPGVVMQRSPATENAVPVPPAAGHPHGERVKTEEVTESEKQSRMAALLERLHAKHNASRPWQETSKVVRQAMEKRGMMNAAGHQLLLTCLETLQRALKVSSLPSMTDRLESIARQNLLGSHLSPSGTECYITSDMFYVEVQLDGAGQLVDVKVAHQGENPTSCPELIQHLRDKNFEEFSKHLKGLVDLYKLPGDNKLKTKMYIALQSLELDLTKMMHMFRLATNANAVETILHGSVGLLTARSGGHLVTLQCYVSPYDIFEEGTGVHVNLADANVPRSLGVSVSVSIEGTANTYKLPIAPLITGSHPVDNKGTPSFSTVTTSNCVDLPACFFLKMNQPMPFSQSFIHRLGNATAIPVFESTPRMSALYQLIVQSQLQSPEDGGATLPPSHNMHFYSVLPDQQHCYFLNFDAPVQDGHCLQGALVSKIPFRHPAQVPLLLDIIRHQAAYNTLIGSCVKRTSIKEDSVGLLQFEVCPLTDSSFSVSFQHPVNESLVCVVMDVIDSRQVSCKLYKGLSDALICTDDFITKVVQRCMSIPVTMRAIRRKAETIQADTPALSLIAQTVETMVKNNPPPSGSPTYNMPGGDGTNPMGLLGLTGGSTPTGGGPPGGPNFTGPITSLFGMSCGERQGTECQAQVGQQQQAQQQQQQQQQQQQLQQQGQSHTDDYSKVTQNPILTSLLQITGSVGSSPSSQNAPPPHQTPPPPTSSPASNTKNHPMLMNLLKDNPSQDFAALYGSSPLERQNSSSGSPRTDSMGAACPGGGVKGKKKRPRVPEKGGLLPGTPGAGGTAAGALGMKSQQPSSMSHHQHHAVTHEDDFHRELLSMDVDASQNSIFDVNLPGDGLDTPHSITPAPSQCGTPPSGPSMPYPPSHIQAQPPPGAAPPRMVRLSSSDSIGPDITEILSDLPEQTGKAGSGGQHPIGGGADEAGPLGTPIRDSSSSGQGSAVFDSADIFNANSNENPFTDAAELIAEAAATPTSDSSSNNFFPDAADFNPDLLNSGHGISQNCFEDSSPSADGDMDLVKGFGGSSQQNTPSGTPQNPTPHGQNTPEPSLKDPFDMGMFFGGNSGTGKPLLGQAPDLGDTHFGGSQSPLMMGLGPSCVDFKSAESKVKQQSLMRQKDENGGGSGSSGSGMGSLSAEGKQVKRSRTPSSEGKSKEKQPKRKKLDPDGKSPSHSSGGRPYTPPSGGSGSGGSLSGGGSKSPGSSGCSQTPPGGATPPIPKITIQIPKGTITGGKTSSHSGYTSSSSALSGTGGTGATGSGKNHHSHSSSGKIKSKEGSMAQGNSSKSGSSAGISGGPSHSKGSSQGMGVGKPGSSPIAKHGLSGAGSGASGLGTGNKIKTQGGKPPGSLMNPNIKPNISPSHSRSTSSGEKLSSPMKIQQSQVPGTPPSSKAKSPMGSGAGSSGVSKSSSGGSSMSSQKPMSGTPSTSTSSSSSSSSSSTSMSFSGGSQSQYSAGGGGSGGGGGSGGACQNNANNPNAKGKSPSRNKKPSLTAVIDKLKSVGGVGEDGCEVGPPAGPPCPGAPSGSVPGNVPPPNMPPIKHSTSSQSGDYKRERPDKEGKAKVSVSSGPGGEKKLMDPKTGAVSGTGLAKIIISKPDGGSPSIKAKVTLQKGGGEGPGDSMRPQINSLKASPLFSGSTPKHDRSSPSHSRSPGHTPLNHDSESESGSSSVAEKSHQNSPSSDDDQTPRPLPAQQDYMSAVPLGSGEKHKKHKKEKKKRERERERDKEKKKTSMTGGPSSHPVKADGWSRSPISASESSLSMLASERPSRSSPIYMRNEDDDLMDSALTGNL